Proteins encoded together in one Eubalaena glacialis isolate mEubGla1 chromosome 7, mEubGla1.1.hap2.+ XY, whole genome shotgun sequence window:
- the GMNN gene encoding geminin, whose translation MNHSMKQKQEGIQENVKSSPVPRRTLKMIQPSTAGSLVGRENELVKSLSKRKHWNDQLISKTSSSGVVTDPEHSENKNLGGVTQEAFDLMITENPSSQYWKEVAEKRRKALYEALKENEKLHKEIEQKDNEIARLKKENKELAEVAEHVQYMAEIIERLNQEPLDNFESPDSQEFDSEEETGEDSEVEDSEIGTCAEEVVSSSTDAKPCV comes from the exons ATGAATCACAGTATGAAGCAGAAACAAGAAGGAATCCAAGAGAATGTAAAG AGTAGTCCTGTTCCAAGAAGAACTCTGAAGATGATTCAGCCTTCTACGGCTGGATCGCTAGTCGGAAGAGAAAATGAG ttGGTTAAAAGCTTGTCCAAACGGAAACATTGGAACGACCAGTTAATATCTAAGACTTCCAGCTCTGGAGTTGTTACTGACCCAGAacatagtgaaaataaaaatcttggaGGCGTCACCCAAGAAGCATTTGATCTTATGATTACag aaaatccaTCCTCTCAATATTGGAAAGAAGTGGCAGAAAAACGGAGGAAGGCTCTCTATGAAGcacttaaggaaaatgagaaa CTTCATAAAGAAATTGAACAAAAGGACAATGAAATTGCCCGCCTGAAGAAGGAGAATAAGGAATTGGCAGAAGTAGCGGAACATGTACAGTATATGGCAGAGATAATAGAG AGACTGAATCAAGAACCTCTGGATAACTTTGAATCACCGGATAGTCAGGAATTTGATTCTGAAGAGGAAACTGGTGAGGATTCTGAAGTAGAAGACTCAGAAATTGGTACATGTGCTGAAGAAGTTGTCTCTTCCTCTACAGATGCAAAACCATGTGTGTGA